One Clostridia bacterium DNA window includes the following coding sequences:
- a CDS encoding helix-turn-helix transcriptional regulator, with product MTFGEKVRYARMRLSLSQEALAKELGISAPTVTRWEKGNREPQAMTSGKFYMYCEKHGIIFDDMK from the coding sequence ATGACTTTTGGTGAAAAAGTTAGATATGCGAGAATGAGACTGTCGCTCAGCCAAGAGGCTTTGGCGAAGGAACTCGGAATCTCCGCGCCTACCGTTACGCGGTGGGAGAAAGGCAATCGGGAACCGCAAGCCATGACGAGCGGCAAGTTTTATATGTATTGCGAAAAACACGGTATCATCTTCGATGACATGAAAGA